One part of the Streptomyces sp. AM 2-1-1 genome encodes these proteins:
- the pafA gene encoding Pup--protein ligase, translated as MDRRIFGLENEYGVTCTFRGQRRLSPDEVARYLFRRVVSWGRSSNVFLRNGARLYLDVGSHPEYATPECDDLTELVTHDKAGERILEGLLVDAERRLHEEGIAGDVYLFKNNTDSAGNSYGCHENYLVARHGEFSRLADILIPFLVTRQLICGAGKVLQTPRGAVYCVSQRAEHIWEGVSSATTRSRPIINTRDEPHADAERYRRLHVIVGDSNMSETTMLLKVGATDLVLRMIEAGTVMRDLTLENPIRAIREVSHDTTGRRKVRLASGREASAIEIQREYYDKAVDFVERRGIRTGNVDRVLELWGRTLDAIEAEDLDRIATEIDWVMKYKLIERYRAKHNMTMSHPRVAQIDLAYHDIHRRRGLYYLLERKGQAARICNDLKIFEGKSVPPQTTRARLRGDFIKRAQEQRRDFTVDWVHLKLNDQAQRTVLCKDPFRSVDERVEKLIAGM; from the coding sequence ATGGACCGCCGCATTTTCGGGCTGGAGAACGAGTACGGCGTCACGTGCACGTTCAGGGGACAGCGCCGACTGTCACCTGACGAAGTGGCGCGCTACCTCTTCCGCCGTGTCGTGTCATGGGGCCGCAGCAGCAATGTCTTTCTGCGGAACGGCGCCCGCCTCTACCTCGACGTGGGTTCGCATCCGGAATACGCAACTCCCGAATGCGACGACCTCACCGAGCTCGTCACCCACGACAAGGCGGGCGAACGCATTCTGGAAGGTCTGCTCGTCGACGCCGAACGCCGCCTGCACGAGGAAGGAATCGCGGGCGACGTCTATCTCTTCAAGAACAACACCGACTCAGCGGGCAACTCCTACGGCTGCCACGAGAACTACCTTGTGGCCCGGCACGGGGAATTCTCCCGGCTCGCGGACATCCTCATTCCCTTCCTCGTCACGAGGCAGCTGATCTGCGGCGCGGGCAAGGTCTTGCAGACCCCGCGCGGCGCGGTCTACTGCGTGAGCCAGCGTGCCGAGCACATCTGGGAGGGCGTCAGCTCCGCCACCACGCGCTCCCGGCCGATCATCAACACCCGCGACGAGCCGCACGCGGACGCCGAGCGCTACCGCCGCCTGCACGTCATCGTCGGCGACTCCAACATGTCCGAGACGACCATGCTGCTCAAGGTCGGCGCCACCGACCTCGTGCTCCGCATGATCGAAGCGGGCACGGTGATGCGTGACCTGACGCTGGAGAACCCGATCCGGGCGATCCGCGAGGTCAGCCACGACACGACCGGCCGGCGCAAGGTGCGCCTGGCCAGCGGCCGCGAGGCGTCGGCCATCGAGATCCAGCGCGAGTACTACGACAAGGCCGTCGACTTCGTCGAGCGCCGGGGCATCCGCACCGGCAACGTCGACCGGGTCCTCGAACTCTGGGGCCGCACCCTGGACGCGATCGAGGCGGAGGACCTCGACAGGATCGCCACCGAGATCGACTGGGTCATGAAGTACAAGCTCATCGAGCGGTACCGGGCCAAGCACAACATGACCATGTCGCACCCGAGGGTCGCCCAGATAGACCTCGCCTACCACGACATCCACCGCCGCCGGGGCCTGTACTACCTCCTGGAGCGCAAGGGGCAGGCCGCCCGCATCTGCAACGACCTGAAGATCTTCGAGGGCAAGTCCGTGCCCCCGCAGACCACCCGGGCACGGCTGCGCGGGGACTTCATCAAGCGGGCCCAGGAGCAGCGGCGGGACTTCACGGTCGACTGGGTCCACCTCAAGCTCAACGACCAGGCGCAGCGCACGGTGCTCTGCAAGGACCCCTTCCGGTCCGTCGACGAGCGGGTGGAGAAGCTGATCGCGGGGATGTGA
- the prcA gene encoding proteasome subunit alpha: MSTPFYVSPQQAMADRAEYARKGIARGRSLVVLQYADGIVFVGENPSRALHKFSEIYDRIGFAAAGKYNEYENLRIGGVRYADLRGYTYDRDDVTARGLANVYAQTLGTIFSSAAEKPYEVELVVAEVGAEPEGDQIYRLPHDGSIVDEHGSVAVGGNAEQISTFLDQRHRDGMTLAEALKLAVQALSRDPNGSEREIPAERLEVAVLDRTRPQQRKFKRIVGRQLARLLDADGAAGTTTDAPSDAEEAEETGGSTEE; the protein is encoded by the coding sequence GTGTCGACGCCGTTCTATGTCTCACCCCAGCAGGCCATGGCCGACCGGGCGGAGTACGCCCGTAAAGGCATCGCCCGCGGTCGCAGCCTGGTTGTGCTGCAGTACGCCGACGGCATTGTGTTCGTCGGCGAGAACCCGTCCCGCGCGCTGCACAAGTTCAGCGAGATCTACGACCGGATCGGCTTCGCCGCCGCCGGCAAGTACAACGAGTACGAGAACCTCCGCATCGGTGGGGTGCGCTACGCCGACCTGCGCGGATACACCTACGACCGCGACGACGTGACGGCCCGCGGGCTCGCCAACGTCTACGCCCAGACGCTCGGCACCATCTTCTCCAGCGCCGCCGAGAAGCCGTACGAGGTGGAGCTGGTCGTCGCCGAGGTCGGCGCCGAGCCCGAGGGCGACCAGATCTACCGGCTGCCGCACGACGGCTCGATCGTGGACGAGCACGGGTCGGTCGCGGTCGGCGGCAACGCCGAGCAGATCAGCACCTTCCTGGACCAGCGGCACCGCGACGGCATGACGCTCGCCGAGGCGCTCAAGCTCGCCGTGCAGGCGCTCTCCCGCGATCCCAACGGCAGCGAGCGGGAGATTCCCGCGGAGCGGCTCGAAGTCGCGGTGCTGGACCGGACCCGGCCCCAGCAGCGCAAGTTCAAGCGGATCGTCGGCCGGCAGCTCGCGCGGCTGCTGGATGCCGACGGGGCCGCGGGGACCACCACCGACGCACCGTCGGACGCCGAGGAGGCGGAGGAGACCGGCGGGTCGACCGAGGAGTAG
- the dop gene encoding depupylase/deamidase Dop: MTVRRVMGIETEYGISVPGHPNANAMLTSSQIVNAYAAAMHRARRARWDFEEENPLRDARGFDLARETADSSQLTDEDIGLANVILTNGARLYVDHAHPEYSSPEITNPRDAVLWDKAGERIMAEAAELAAAIPGAQPIHLYKNNTDNKGASYGTHENYLMRRDTPFSDIVRHLTPFFVSRQVITGAGRVGIGQDGHDHGFQLSQRADYFEVEVGLETTLKRPIINTRDEPHSDAEKYRRLHVIIGDANLSEISTYLKLGTTSLVLSMIEDGFINVDLAVDQPVRTLHQVSHDPSLQRLITLRSGRTLTAVQLQMEYFELARKYVEERYGADADEQTRDVLVRWEDTLNRLENDPMSLSGELDWVAKRALMDGYRRRDALEWDAPRLHLVDLQYADVRPDKGLYNRLVAGGRMKRLLDEADVTRARTKPPEDTRAYFRGRCLDQYADDVAAASWDSVIFDLPGHDSLQRVPTMEPLRGTREHVENLLDRCRTAEELVRVLSGG, translated from the coding sequence ATGACCGTACGGCGAGTAATGGGCATCGAGACGGAGTACGGGATCTCCGTCCCCGGCCACCCCAACGCCAATGCCATGCTCACCTCGTCCCAGATCGTCAACGCCTACGCGGCGGCGATGCACCGGGCGCGCCGTGCCCGCTGGGACTTCGAGGAGGAGAATCCGCTGCGGGACGCGCGAGGCTTCGACCTCGCCCGCGAGACCGCCGACTCCAGCCAGCTCACCGACGAGGACATCGGTCTGGCCAACGTCATCCTGACCAACGGCGCCCGCCTCTACGTCGACCACGCGCACCCCGAGTACAGCTCCCCGGAGATCACCAACCCCCGGGACGCGGTGCTCTGGGACAAGGCCGGCGAACGCATCATGGCCGAGGCCGCCGAGCTGGCCGCCGCCATCCCCGGCGCCCAGCCGATCCACCTCTACAAGAACAACACCGACAACAAGGGCGCCTCCTACGGCACCCACGAGAACTACCTGATGCGTCGGGACACCCCCTTCTCCGACATCGTGCGCCACCTCACCCCTTTCTTCGTCAGCCGTCAGGTGATCACCGGGGCCGGCCGGGTCGGGATCGGTCAGGACGGCCACGACCACGGCTTCCAGCTCAGCCAGCGCGCCGACTACTTCGAGGTGGAGGTGGGGCTGGAGACGACCCTCAAGCGCCCCATCATCAACACCCGCGACGAGCCCCACTCGGACGCGGAGAAGTACCGCCGGCTGCACGTCATCATCGGGGACGCCAACCTCTCCGAGATCTCGACCTACCTGAAGCTCGGTACCACCTCACTGGTCCTCTCGATGATCGAGGACGGGTTCATCAACGTGGACCTCGCCGTCGACCAGCCCGTACGGACCCTGCACCAGGTGTCGCACGACCCCTCCCTCCAGCGCCTGATCACGCTCCGCAGCGGCCGGACGCTCACCGCGGTGCAGCTGCAGATGGAGTACTTCGAGCTGGCCCGCAAGTACGTCGAGGAGCGGTACGGCGCGGACGCCGACGAGCAGACCCGGGACGTCCTGGTGCGGTGGGAGGACACCCTCAACCGCCTGGAGAACGATCCGATGAGCCTGTCGGGAGAGCTGGACTGGGTGGCCAAGCGGGCCCTCATGGACGGCTACCGGCGCCGGGACGCCCTGGAGTGGGACGCCCCGAGGCTGCATCTGGTGGACCTCCAGTACGCGGACGTGCGGCCCGACAAGGGGCTCTACAACCGGCTCGTGGCCGGTGGGCGGATGAAGCGGCTGCTGGACGAGGCCGACGTCACCAGGGCGCGTACGAAACCGCCGGAGGACACCCGGGCGTACTTCCGCGGCCGCTGCCTCGACCAGTACGCCGACGACGTGGCCGCCGCCTCCTGGGATTCGGTCATCTTCGACCTGCCGGGACACGACTCCCTGCAGCGGGTGCCCACCATGGAGCCGCTGCGCGGGACGCGGGAGCACGTCGAGAACCTCCTGGACCGCTGCCGTACGGCGGAGGAGCTGGTCCGGGTGCTGTCCGGCGGCTGA
- a CDS encoding MFS transporter: MAAGYVDILRERHAARLLTGTLVGRLPNGVAPIAVVLFTRAEGGSYSLAGGLAAAYGLATAVGQPLLGRAVDLYGQPRVQFPAAVVSALGMVLLALAGLDPLPLAYAAVVVAGVATPPLEGGLRALWPSVLGDREERVHRAYALDAVAQEVMFTAGPLLVTLLVSLWSPGAALLVVNAAGVLGALSVVLSPPSRTWRSAPREAHWLGALRSPGLLALLASFFFVGLALGSITVAGVAYADDQGRESVYGWLMAALGGGALIGGAVYGARQWAGTPERRLRGIVALLALGYLPLALTPGVGAMTALAALAGVFLAPAIACSFLVVDRHAPRGTVTEAFSWLVTTIGVGAAAGTAVAGPAVELGGTAWSFAVAGAGGVAALIVLLATGKFLAVPVRARTVVAGSENDRNGAVEPGFSSRRKA, translated from the coding sequence ATGGCCGCGGGATATGTGGACATCCTCCGGGAGCGGCACGCGGCCCGGCTGCTCACCGGCACCCTGGTGGGACGGCTGCCGAACGGCGTCGCCCCGATCGCCGTCGTGCTCTTCACCCGGGCCGAGGGCGGCAGTTACTCACTGGCCGGAGGGCTCGCCGCCGCGTACGGCCTCGCCACCGCCGTCGGCCAGCCGCTGCTCGGCCGGGCGGTGGACCTGTACGGCCAGCCGCGCGTGCAGTTCCCGGCGGCCGTCGTCTCCGCGCTCGGGATGGTGCTGCTGGCCCTGGCGGGCCTGGACCCGCTGCCGCTCGCCTACGCGGCGGTCGTCGTCGCGGGTGTGGCCACCCCGCCCCTGGAGGGCGGGCTGCGCGCCCTGTGGCCGTCCGTCCTGGGGGACAGGGAGGAGCGGGTGCACCGCGCCTACGCCCTGGACGCGGTCGCGCAGGAGGTCATGTTCACCGCCGGACCGCTGCTGGTGACCCTGCTGGTGTCGCTCTGGTCGCCCGGCGCCGCCCTCCTCGTCGTCAACGCCGCCGGGGTCCTGGGCGCCCTCTCGGTGGTCCTCTCCCCGCCCTCCCGCACCTGGCGGTCGGCGCCGCGCGAAGCCCACTGGCTCGGTGCCCTGCGCTCGCCCGGGCTCCTCGCCCTCCTCGCCTCGTTCTTCTTCGTCGGGCTCGCGCTGGGCTCGATCACCGTCGCGGGCGTCGCCTACGCCGACGACCAGGGCCGCGAGTCCGTGTACGGCTGGCTGATGGCGGCGCTGGGCGGCGGCGCGCTGATCGGCGGCGCGGTGTACGGGGCCCGGCAGTGGGCCGGGACGCCGGAGCGGCGGCTCCGGGGCATCGTCGCGCTGCTCGCCCTCGGCTACCTCCCGCTCGCGCTGACCCCCGGGGTGGGCGCGATGACGGCGCTCGCCGCCCTCGCCGGGGTGTTCCTCGCCCCGGCCATCGCCTGCTCGTTCCTCGTGGTCGACCGCCACGCTCCCCGGGGCACGGTGACCGAGGCGTTCTCCTGGCTCGTGACGACCATCGGCGTCGGTGCGGCGGCCGGCACGGCCGTGGCGGGACCCGCCGTCGAGCTGGGCGGGACGGCATGGAGTTTCGCCGTCGCGGGAGCCGGCGGAGTGGCCGCGCTGATCGTCCTGCTGGCGACCGGGAAGTTCCTCGCAGTTCCCGTACGCGCGCGCACCGTCGTGGCCGGATCGGAAAATGATCGGAACGGAGCTGTCGAACCCGGTTTCAGCTCACGCCGTAAGGCGTAA
- the prcB gene encoding proteasome subunit beta gives MEANTRHTGRLPAAFLTPGSSSFMDFLSDHAPGMLPGNRNLPPLKGAVEAPHGTTIVAASFPGGVVLAGDRRATMGNMIAQRDIEKVFPADEYSAVGIAGTAGLAVEMVKLFQLELEHFEKVEGAQLSLEGKANRLSTMIRGNLAMAMQGLAVVPLFAGFDVDKGKGRIFSYDVTGGRSEEHVGYASTGSGSLFARGSMKKLYREDLTESQALTLVVQALYDAADDDSATGGPDVARRIYPIVTVITDEGFRRLSDTESSAVAREILERRLEHPDGPRAALL, from the coding sequence GTGGAAGCCAACACACGTCACACCGGGCGTCTACCAGCTGCTTTCCTGACGCCGGGTTCGTCCTCGTTCATGGACTTCCTGTCCGACCACGCACCCGGGATGCTTCCGGGCAACCGGAACCTCCCGCCGCTCAAGGGGGCTGTCGAGGCACCGCACGGAACGACCATCGTCGCGGCCTCGTTCCCCGGCGGCGTGGTGCTCGCCGGTGACCGCCGGGCCACGATGGGCAACATGATCGCGCAGCGCGACATCGAGAAGGTCTTCCCGGCCGACGAGTACTCCGCCGTCGGCATCGCGGGCACCGCCGGTCTCGCGGTCGAGATGGTCAAGCTCTTCCAGCTGGAGCTGGAGCACTTCGAGAAGGTGGAGGGCGCGCAGCTCTCCCTGGAGGGCAAGGCCAACCGGCTCTCCACGATGATCCGCGGGAATCTGGCGATGGCCATGCAGGGACTCGCGGTCGTCCCGCTCTTCGCCGGCTTCGACGTCGACAAGGGCAAGGGCCGGATCTTCTCCTACGACGTGACCGGCGGCCGCTCCGAGGAGCACGTCGGCTACGCCTCCACGGGTTCCGGCTCGCTCTTCGCCCGGGGCTCCATGAAGAAGCTCTACCGCGAGGACCTGACGGAGTCCCAGGCGCTCACCCTGGTCGTGCAGGCCCTCTACGACGCCGCGGACGACGACTCCGCGACCGGCGGCCCCGACGTGGCCCGCCGCATCTACCCGATCGTCACGGTCATCACGGACGAGGGCTTCCGCCGGCTGTCGGACACGGAGTCCTCCGCGGTCGCCCGGGAGATCCTGGAGCGCCGCCTCGAACACCCCGACGGCCCGCGCGCGGCTCTGCTCTGA
- a CDS encoding LacI family DNA-binding transcriptional regulator — MSSAPKPAATRPTSRDVARAAGVSQATVSLVLGGKWPGRVSDATAERVRANARELGYRPNLAARSLRLGRTRTALLVVPALTHEFFARVYTGAARVAVDHDFGVVLYPSPDGTGPARDPFASARAALDGVIASSMATEALGALGGTELPLVMLDSDPSGPGASARVNLDIADGMRQVAEHLLALGHRRFTHVAAAVDSWTFAVRARALRETLAAVPGTSLRVVTSALEVADGLRAAETALAAPGHRPTALVCDGDVLAAGACKAARRLGLRVPDDLSVSGFDDLALATAVEPELTTVRLPAEQVGERGMAALLAVLDGRPAATGSLPVELVVRGSTARAPGE; from the coding sequence GTGAGCAGCGCACCCAAGCCGGCCGCGACCCGCCCCACCAGCAGGGACGTGGCCCGGGCCGCGGGGGTCTCGCAGGCGACGGTCTCCCTGGTGCTGGGCGGCAAGTGGCCAGGCCGGGTGTCGGACGCCACCGCGGAGCGGGTCAGGGCGAACGCGCGCGAACTCGGCTACCGGCCCAACCTCGCCGCCCGCAGCCTGCGCCTGGGACGCACCCGGACCGCGCTCCTCGTGGTGCCCGCCCTCACCCACGAGTTCTTCGCCCGGGTCTACACCGGCGCCGCCCGGGTCGCGGTCGACCACGACTTCGGGGTGGTGCTCTACCCCTCCCCCGACGGGACGGGACCGGCGAGGGACCCCTTCGCCAGCGCCCGCGCCGCGCTCGACGGGGTGATCGCCTCGTCCATGGCGACGGAGGCGCTCGGCGCGCTGGGCGGCACGGAACTCCCCCTGGTGATGCTGGACAGCGACCCGTCCGGGCCGGGCGCCTCGGCGCGGGTGAACCTGGACATCGCGGACGGGATGCGCCAGGTGGCGGAGCACCTGCTCGCCCTCGGCCACCGCCGGTTCACGCACGTCGCCGCCGCCGTCGACTCGTGGACCTTCGCGGTGCGCGCCCGTGCGCTGCGCGAGACGCTGGCCGCCGTGCCCGGCACCTCGCTGCGCGTGGTCACCTCGGCGCTGGAGGTCGCCGACGGGCTGCGCGCCGCCGAGACGGCGCTGGCAGCACCGGGGCACCGCCCGACCGCGCTGGTCTGCGACGGGGACGTCCTGGCGGCGGGAGCCTGCAAGGCGGCGCGCCGCCTCGGCCTGCGGGTGCCGGACGACCTGTCCGTGTCCGGCTTCGACGACCTGGCGCTGGCCACCGCGGTGGAGCCCGAACTCACCACCGTGCGGCTGCCGGCCGAGCAGGTCGGCGAGCGGGGCATGGCGGCCCTGCTGGCGGTGCTGGACGGCCGCCCCGCCGCGACCGGCAGCCTCCCCGTGGAGCTGGTGGTACGCGGCTCCACCGCGCGGGCGCCCGGGGAGTGA
- a CDS encoding ubiquitin-like protein Pup has translation MATKDTGGGQQKATRSTEEAEEQAQEAQASEDLKERQEKLSDDVDSVLDEIDDVLEENAEDFVRSFVQKGGQ, from the coding sequence ATGGCGACCAAGGACACCGGCGGCGGACAGCAGAAGGCGACGCGTTCCACCGAGGAGGCCGAGGAGCAGGCGCAGGAGGCGCAGGCTTCGGAGGACCTCAAGGAGCGCCAGGAGAAGCTGAGCGACGACGTCGACTCGGTACTGGACGAGATCGACGACGTCCTCGAGGAGAACGCCGAGGACTTCGTGCGGAGCTTCGTGCAGAAGGGCGGTCAGTAG